From Mycolicibacterium nivoides, a single genomic window includes:
- a CDS encoding ATP-binding protein: MAIDPQLLAAIDGAVRAEPANRALRLHLADLLLDDGQYVAALGHCEILLQQSPEDAEVLARKTAALDGFGMPTVTPQPTVPEQVAPAPQPAQLPQTESWATADDDDDAIPVSDLMEIVRPELTLDDVAGMEDVKQRLRMSFLEPMRNEELRKSFGHALRSSLLLWGPPGCGKTFLAKSLAGELGLFFIHVGIADILDKWLGNSERNIKSVFEEARQMRPTVLFIDELDALGHKRAQTSSFIRSIVNQLLLELDGATSDNEGILVLGATNQVWDVDPALLRPGRFDRKVLVLPPDRPAREAILAHHLQTSPTERLNLAAVADRTEGYSGADLAGLCRHAVEFALHDSVRRGSTQPVNQRHLDTALKDSQASTASWFSLAQNYVAFAENRDEYAELERYLARRRKRR; encoded by the coding sequence ATGGCGATAGACCCTCAGCTGCTGGCGGCGATCGACGGCGCGGTTCGTGCCGAGCCGGCAAATCGCGCTCTACGGCTGCACCTGGCAGATCTGCTCCTAGATGACGGGCAGTACGTCGCCGCGCTCGGTCACTGCGAAATTCTCCTGCAGCAGTCCCCTGAGGACGCCGAGGTCCTCGCGCGTAAGACCGCGGCGCTCGATGGATTCGGCATGCCCACTGTCACACCGCAACCGACCGTTCCCGAGCAGGTTGCCCCCGCGCCACAACCGGCGCAGCTGCCGCAGACCGAATCATGGGCCACGGCCGACGACGATGACGACGCCATCCCGGTCAGCGACTTGATGGAGATCGTCCGGCCGGAACTCACGCTCGACGATGTGGCCGGGATGGAGGACGTCAAACAACGGCTTCGGATGAGCTTCCTCGAACCCATGCGCAATGAAGAGCTGCGCAAGTCGTTCGGGCATGCACTGCGATCCAGCCTGCTGTTGTGGGGACCGCCCGGTTGCGGCAAGACGTTCCTGGCCAAATCGCTGGCCGGCGAACTCGGGCTGTTCTTCATCCATGTCGGCATCGCCGACATCCTCGACAAGTGGCTCGGCAACAGCGAGCGCAACATCAAGAGTGTCTTCGAAGAAGCGCGACAGATGCGCCCGACCGTGTTGTTCATCGATGAGCTCGACGCACTCGGCCACAAACGCGCGCAGACATCGAGCTTCATCCGCAGCATCGTCAACCAATTGCTGCTCGAACTCGACGGGGCGACCAGCGACAACGAGGGGATATTGGTGCTCGGGGCGACCAACCAGGTGTGGGATGTCGACCCCGCGCTGCTGCGTCCTGGTCGCTTCGATCGAAAGGTGCTGGTGCTGCCGCCCGATCGACCCGCCAGAGAGGCGATCCTGGCGCACCATCTGCAGACCAGCCCGACAGAGCGGCTGAACCTGGCGGCTGTGGCCGACCGCACCGAAGGGTATTCGGGGGCGGATCTGGCGGGTCTGTGCCGCCACGCTGTCGAGTTCGCACTGCACGACTCGGTGCGACGCGGTTCCACCCAGCCGGTCAACCAGCGCCACCTCGACACGGCACTGAAGGACTCCCAGGCCAGCACGGCGTCGTGGTTCAGCCTGGCGCAGAACTATGTCGCGTTCGCCGAAAACCGGGACGAATACGCCGAACTCGAACGCTACCTCGCGAGGAGGAGGAAGCGGCGATGA
- a CDS encoding tetratricopeptide repeat protein — protein MTSMADRAAEKVRVLLDLDRNEEAAQAARAGLQSDPNNAELLGLLASALHADGHAREARKWTERSLAIDPNQAWVHDVRARAILNGGGKAKEAVESASAAVKLAHTHAYYRYTLTRTQLEAKQRKAAQATAESIRTVAPASPLGPLSQALVEIDRAKFFSVHPVWAVVAVVVTRGAVLLFWAIAWLYMYFRRRGPLRRADAHLMEALRLNPGDAFTHRVAAEVARYRFRFVRAVDSTLASAAIDADMVDATELARGIVRRTTAITAVTFAVWLVLMLTLFSTMSHSAVMSILGTVLVIAAAAGVTWLYEEQTKRLPPGVLRLVRRRWGLPATVLVIAAWLSLMAANNPLSIAVPTAVGAVTLLAGFCVLTVKLVSARRIG, from the coding sequence ATGACGTCGATGGCCGACCGTGCCGCGGAGAAGGTCCGGGTACTTCTCGATCTCGACCGCAACGAGGAGGCAGCCCAGGCGGCACGCGCCGGATTGCAGAGCGACCCGAACAACGCCGAGCTGTTGGGACTGCTGGCCTCTGCGCTTCACGCGGACGGTCACGCGCGCGAGGCCCGGAAGTGGACCGAACGCTCCCTTGCCATCGACCCGAACCAGGCTTGGGTCCATGACGTCCGGGCGCGAGCCATCCTCAACGGTGGCGGAAAGGCCAAAGAGGCAGTCGAATCGGCCAGTGCGGCAGTGAAACTCGCGCACACCCACGCCTACTACCGCTACACGCTCACGCGCACCCAGCTCGAGGCCAAACAACGCAAGGCCGCCCAGGCAACCGCGGAGTCGATCCGCACAGTCGCCCCGGCTTCGCCGTTGGGCCCGCTCTCACAAGCGCTCGTCGAGATCGACCGCGCCAAGTTCTTCAGCGTTCACCCGGTGTGGGCAGTGGTGGCAGTCGTGGTGACCCGGGGTGCCGTCCTGCTTTTCTGGGCCATCGCGTGGCTCTACATGTACTTTCGGCGGCGCGGCCCACTCCGGCGCGCCGACGCCCACCTCATGGAAGCGTTGCGCCTCAACCCAGGGGACGCCTTCACGCATCGGGTCGCTGCCGAAGTCGCCCGATACCGTTTCCGGTTCGTCCGCGCCGTCGATTCCACACTCGCGTCGGCAGCAATTGACGCCGACATGGTGGACGCAACCGAGCTGGCGCGCGGCATCGTGCGCAGGACCACGGCGATCACGGCCGTCACCTTCGCCGTCTGGCTCGTCCTCATGCTGACGCTGTTCAGCACCATGAGCCACTCAGCCGTGATGTCCATCCTCGGTACGGTGCTGGTGATCGCCGCAGCGGCGGGCGTCACCTGGCTTTATGAGGAACAGACCAAACGACTACCGCCGGGCGTCCTGCGACTCGTCCGCCGACGCTGGGGCCTGCCGGCCACGGTGCTCGTGATCGCGGCGTGGCTATCGCTCATGGCCGCGAACAACCCGCTGAGCATCGCTGTCCCTACGGCGGTCGGCGCTGTGACCCTGCTGGCTGGCTTCTGCGTATTGACCGTGAAGCTGGTGTCCGCCAGGCGTATTGGCTGA